A region from the Brassica napus cultivar Da-Ae chromosome C8, Da-Ae, whole genome shotgun sequence genome encodes:
- the LOC106413604 gene encoding uncharacterized protein LOC106413604, with product MDKSTIKGLESKGSDAEIRESRISRIVVEGYDTSLTREDVEKALRNHFASCGNIIHVYVPINDESDIPNRFSFIYVNGEDEEKALRLNGSDMGGGILQIYAYSFHENYLDDVLATMKEGPGHGRQRTLEVTGYDPSLSMDDVESEMCKHFSPASAFAYRTCGGLKSTALVYVIGEDAVQMALELSGRSVDGMNIVVTQVLPRKPIKCGYTNPLGLARFTDEQKADPNLYFFYEENQKNKTTE from the exons TATTAGCAGGATTGTGGTTGAGGGATACGACACCTCCCTTACTAGGGAAGATGTCGAAAAGGCTTTGAGAAACCATTTCGCTTCATGTGGAAACATAATCCATGTTTATGTTCCCATAAACGATGAAAGTGATATTCCCAACAG ATTTTCCTTCATTTATGTTAATGGAGAAGACGAAGAAAAGGCATTGAGGCTTAATGGAAGTGACATGGGAGGAGGGATTTTACAAATTTATGCTTACTCGTTTCACGAAAACTACCTTGATGATGTCTTGGCTACCATGAAAGAAGGCCCAGGCCATGGGCGACAACGCac GTTGGAAGTTACCGGATATGACCCTTCCCTTTCTATGGATGATGTCGAGAGCGAGATGTGTAAACATTTCTCACCAGCTTCTGCTTTTGCTTACAGAACATGTGGTGGTCTCAAAAG CACAGCTTTAGTTTATGTCATTGGAGAAGACGCTGTACAGATGGCTCTGGAACTTAGTGGACGTTCTGTGGATGGAATGAACATTGTAGTTACCCAGGTTTTGCCAAGAAAACCGATCAAGTGTGGCTACACTAATCCAC tTGGCCTGGCCCGCTTTACTGATGAGCAGAAAGCTGATCCAAACCTATATTTCTTTTATGAGGAAAATCAGAAGAATAAGACTACGGAGTAA